GGCACTAAAGCTCTTTGAGGTGAGAACGGTAAACCGTTGGGTCTCCGGAACAAGCACTCCGACATCAATACTGGTGAGGAGTTTGGCAACACCAGGAATGGACCGCACCATATCGACTAGAGACGAGCCCAGTTGCGGATAGACGTGCTGCGGCAATGTATGCTCAAATATTTCGGGTGCTGAAACAGGCATTATCCAGTCTCCTGCACTTGTATCCAGCTTCCCCCAGAGAAGCCTGATGGCTCTTCAAATCAGTGGATACCTTTTCTATGACATGAACGACTTAAAGCGGCTATCGACATTCACCAACCTAAATCTACCGAGTAGAGATAAGATCATGACGGTTTAATGCCATGACTAATCTGTTTCTATCGTGAACTAGCCTAGATTGAGGAAGTTCAACTGATTTCTTTAAGGCTTTCAATTATTCGCAATATTTGCGTAGAGTCCTTCGTCATCAAGTTTACGAATCAGAGTCAAAGTTCATTGATGGAAGGAGAAACGTTATGCATCGTCTGGCCGCAATGCCTGGGGGGTGGGAGGCAGGTTCAACGGATGGGGTCATCTTTGTTGAGCAAACCCCAGCGCCCATTGTGGTGCTCACTGCAGCGGATACGGATATTCAGGTGTTGGCCCAGGCTCAAGCTCGATTACCCGATCAAGCTCCCTCTGTCCGAGTCGCCAATTTATTACAGCTCCAGCAGCAGCTCAGTATTGATCACTATGGGGAGTCTGTTTTAAGCCAGGCAAAGGTGATCATTGTCCGGCTGTTGGGAGGGCGAGCCTATTGGTCCTATGGTTTGGAGCGGGTTAAAGAAATTGTGGCGGAGACGGGAACCCATCTATACGTCTTACCGGGAGACGATCGGCCCGATCCCGATTTGATCAGCCATTCTAATGTCAGGTTGTCGGCTGTACATCAGCTATGGCAATACTTTACAGAAGGAGGGATTGATAATTGTGTGCAGGGATTGCAGTTTATTGCCCATCATCATTTTGACTCAGGACTGGACCCCTTACCTCCTCAACCTGTCCCTCGGATGGGTCTTTTCCCTACCCGCCTAGAACCACATCTTGACACCCAACCGAGGGTGGGTCTTCTGTTTTATCGCGCCCACTATTTAGCCGGTAACGTGGATGCGATCGCATCCCTATCCCAAGCCTTAACCCAGCACAATCTCACCCCTGTTCCGATTTTTGTCCAATCCCTCCAGGATCCAGCCGTGCAGGCCGAACTGGTGGAATTGCTCAACCCACCCGATCAGCCCGGTATTAGTCTCCTGCTGAATACCACTAGCTTTTCCCTGGCTAAACTGGCCGCAGAAACCCTGAATTTAGAATTGTGGGAACAGTTGGATGTTCCTGTCCTCCAGGTGATTTGCAGCGGGGGAACCGTCGAGCGCTGGCAAACGCAACTCCAGGGCTTAGCTCCTCGGGATATGGCCATGAATGTAGCCCTCCCCGAAGTGGATGGTCGGATTATCAGTCGAGCCGTCTCCTTTAAGGCAGTCCAGACCTACAATGCTCAACTCGAAACCGATGTAGTCAGCTATCAGCCCGTCGAAGACCGAATCCAGTTTGTGGCAGCATTGGCGGCGAACTGGGTGAAATTGAGGCACTGCGATCCATCAGACCGACGAATTGCCTTAATTTTGGCCAACTATCCTACCCGAGATGGTCGCCTCGCCAATGGAGTGGGCCTCGATACCCCTGCTAGCTGTATTGCTATTTTGCAAGCGATGCAGGCGGCGGGCTATACCTTAGAGGGACTCCCTACTGATGGTGATCAGCTAATTGAGTGGCTCACCACTGGGGTGACTAATGATCTAGAAGGCTGGCCCCTACGAAAAGTCTATCAGCAGCTTTCTTTAGCAGACTATGAGGCGGTATTCGCTCAATTCCCCTCGGCAGTCCAGGAACAGATGTGCGATCGCTGGGGGGCTCCCAGTCAAGCTGCCTCCGGTGGCTTCTTTGCCATTGCTGGCATCCAGCTCGGCAACGTCTTTATCGGCATCCAGCCCGCCCGAGGCTACGATCTCGATCCGAGCCTCAATTATCATGCCCCGGATTTAGAACCCACCCATGGGTATTTAGCCTTCTATATCTGGCTACGACAACAGTTCCAAACCCATGCTGTGATTCATGTGGGTAAGCATGGCAACTTGGAATGGCTACCGGGTAAAAGCATTGCCTTGTCCAACACCTGCTATCCCGAAATTGCCCTCGGTCCCTTGCCCCATCTCTACCCCTTTATCGTGAACGATCCGGGGGAAGGAGCCCAAGCCAAACGTCGAGGCCAGGCCGTCATTCTCGATCACCTGACGCCACCCCTCACCCGAGCCGAACTGTATGGCCCTCTGCAAAAGCTGGAAGCCCTGATTGATGAGTATTACGATGCCCAAAGTCTAGATCCAAGACGGCTGCCTGTGATCCGCGATCGCATTCTGGCTCTCGTTCAAACTGAACAGTTAGATCAAGATCTGGGAATTGCTCTCTCTCAAGATGACCCCACTGAATTAGAAGCCTTACTCACCCAAGCCGATGGCTATCTATGTGAGTTGAAAGAAGCGCAAATTCGCGATGGCCTCCATATTTTTGGGTCTTGCCCAGAGCAGACTCAGTTACGGGATTTAGTGGTGTCATTAGCCCGTCAACCCAGTCCTCATCATCAGGGCCTCACCCGCACTTTGGCCCAGGCTTGGCAGCTAGTATTGGATCCCTTAACTGCCGATCCAGCCCAACCCCTCACCCCTGACCAAAAAAGCGTTTTGGGCAAAAAATCAGATTCGCTACACATAATCGGAGATGCGATCGCACTTTTAGAAACTGAAGCAGCAGCATTAGTCGAACAGCTTCTAACCCCAGCCCCCGTTGACCTCTCCCAACATGCCGAGGAGCTACAAGCAGAGCTGACGTGGATTCGCGAGAGTCTACTGCCCCGGCTTTACCAAACTGATCAGGAAATTACCCATCTTCTGCGCGGACTAGATGGACGATATGTTCCCAGCGGAGCGTCCGGTGCACCGACTCGGGGACGCCCGGATGTTTTACCCACCGGGCGCAATTTTTACTCCGTTGATATTCGAGCGTTACCCACAGAAAGTGCCTGGGACGTGGGTCGCAAAGCCGCCGAAGTCTTAGTAGAACGCTATACCCAAGATCACGGTGAATATCCCCGCACCCTAGGGCTATCTATGTGGGGCACTGCTACGATGCGGACGGGTGGAGATGACTTAGCCCAAGCCCTAGCCCTATTAGGTGTACAGCCTGTTTGGGAAGGACTATCACGGCGGGTGATCGATTTTGAAGTGCTGCCCCTCTCCCTTCTGGGCCGTCCTCGTGTAGATGTCACCTTACGGATTTCAGGGTTCTTTCGGGATGCTTTTCCCAATTTGATTGATTTATTCGATCGAGCAGTGAATGCAGTGGCTAGCCTGGATGAACCCGATCACGATAACCCCCTCGTATCCCAAGTTCAGCAAGAGCAGCAATATTGGCTAGAGGAAGGAGTAAGCGCTGAGGTAGCGGAAGTGCGATCGCGCTACCGCATCTTTGGGTCTAAACCCGGTGCCTATGGGGCTGGATTACAGGGTCTGATCGAATCCCAAAACTGGACTGACGACCAGGACTTGGCTCGGGCCTATATGAACTGGAGCAGCTATGCCTATACCGCTCAATCCTCCAGCTCATCTGCCGATGCCTCTGAGCAATTTGCCCCGGAAGCCTTTAGCCAACGTCTCAGCCAAATGCAGATCGTTCTCCACAACCAAGATAATCGCGAGCATGATCTACTGGATTCTGATGACTATTATCAGTTTCAGGGGGGCTTAGCGACAGCCGTGAGGGCCGTCCAAGGGCAAAACCCAGAACTCTACTTTGGTGACCATGCAGTTCCTAGCAATCCTAAAGTTCGAAAACTCCAGGAAGAGATTGCTCGGGTTTATCGGTCGCGGGTGATCAATCCCAAATGGATTGCTGGGGTGATGCGCCACGGTTATAAAGGCGCATTTGAAATGACGGCGACGGTGGATTACCTCTTTGCCTACGATGCCACTACCCATTGTGTGGCCGACCATATGTATCAAGGGGTGGCGACGTCCTACCTATTTAATCCTCAAGTGCAAGAATTTATTCAAGATAAAAATCCCTGGGCTTTGCGAGATATGGCAGAGCGCCTGCTGGAAGCCCATCAACGAGGGCTTTGGCAGCAGGCGGAGCAGGAGACAATATCGGAGTTGCGATCCCTAGTCAACCAAGCGGAAGGCGTCATCGAGAACAAGTCATTGCCCCAGAATTATCCTTCCTCTTAGTACCGCCCAGGAAGACTTAAGGTTCTTTAGAGGCTCTAGACAAAGGTGAAGGCACTGCTGTTTAAGGTCAAGCTATTGTTATAGGCCACAACAGCAACTAGTTCATCAGTCGTCCCAGAGGTATTTAAGAAAATGGCTGTTCCGGATTGCATTCCTGCAGGAGCTGCACCTAATAGATAGTCAGTGGCTTGTCCGTGAAGCTGAATTTTATCTCCACGGGATTGATTGAACCCTTTTACCAGAGCGTAATCTCCAGCGCCTAAGGTATTATTTTGACCATCGTTATAGAACGCCTGATTGGCATCTCCCAACACAAAGGTATTAACGCCAGTCCAATCCATGAGGATGTCCTGCTCGCCACGACCTGCTTGGGCTGTCGTGGCATCGACACCCATCAACCAGTCATTCCCATTACCCCCATAAACTGAATCATTGCCTCGGCCTCCAATCAGGGTATCTTGGCCGCCCTCACCATAGAGAGTATCGTTGCCAGCATCACCGGCTAGCCAGTCATTCCCGTCTTGGGACGAGAGCAGATCATTGCCATCTCCACCATGGATGGAATCACTCCCAGCGCCACCGCCAAGGGAATCTTTCCCCTTTCCACCATAGATAAGATCGTTACCAGCAGCCCCCCAAATTTGATCATTGCCATCTTCACCCCAATGGCTATCATTGCCGAGGCCACCACCCAGGTAGTCATCCCCACTGCCTCCCCAAAGAGC
The Acaryochloris marina S15 genome window above contains:
- the cobN gene encoding cobaltochelatase subunit CobN gives rise to the protein MHRLAAMPGGWEAGSTDGVIFVEQTPAPIVVLTAADTDIQVLAQAQARLPDQAPSVRVANLLQLQQQLSIDHYGESVLSQAKVIIVRLLGGRAYWSYGLERVKEIVAETGTHLYVLPGDDRPDPDLISHSNVRLSAVHQLWQYFTEGGIDNCVQGLQFIAHHHFDSGLDPLPPQPVPRMGLFPTRLEPHLDTQPRVGLLFYRAHYLAGNVDAIASLSQALTQHNLTPVPIFVQSLQDPAVQAELVELLNPPDQPGISLLLNTTSFSLAKLAAETLNLELWEQLDVPVLQVICSGGTVERWQTQLQGLAPRDMAMNVALPEVDGRIISRAVSFKAVQTYNAQLETDVVSYQPVEDRIQFVAALAANWVKLRHCDPSDRRIALILANYPTRDGRLANGVGLDTPASCIAILQAMQAAGYTLEGLPTDGDQLIEWLTTGVTNDLEGWPLRKVYQQLSLADYEAVFAQFPSAVQEQMCDRWGAPSQAASGGFFAIAGIQLGNVFIGIQPARGYDLDPSLNYHAPDLEPTHGYLAFYIWLRQQFQTHAVIHVGKHGNLEWLPGKSIALSNTCYPEIALGPLPHLYPFIVNDPGEGAQAKRRGQAVILDHLTPPLTRAELYGPLQKLEALIDEYYDAQSLDPRRLPVIRDRILALVQTEQLDQDLGIALSQDDPTELEALLTQADGYLCELKEAQIRDGLHIFGSCPEQTQLRDLVVSLARQPSPHHQGLTRTLAQAWQLVLDPLTADPAQPLTPDQKSVLGKKSDSLHIIGDAIALLETEAAALVEQLLTPAPVDLSQHAEELQAELTWIRESLLPRLYQTDQEITHLLRGLDGRYVPSGASGAPTRGRPDVLPTGRNFYSVDIRALPTESAWDVGRKAAEVLVERYTQDHGEYPRTLGLSMWGTATMRTGGDDLAQALALLGVQPVWEGLSRRVIDFEVLPLSLLGRPRVDVTLRISGFFRDAFPNLIDLFDRAVNAVASLDEPDHDNPLVSQVQQEQQYWLEEGVSAEVAEVRSRYRIFGSKPGAYGAGLQGLIESQNWTDDQDLARAYMNWSSYAYTAQSSSSSADASEQFAPEAFSQRLSQMQIVLHNQDNREHDLLDSDDYYQFQGGLATAVRAVQGQNPELYFGDHAVPSNPKVRKLQEEIARVYRSRVINPKWIAGVMRHGYKGAFEMTATVDYLFAYDATTHCVADHMYQGVATSYLFNPQVQEFIQDKNPWALRDMAERLLEAHQRGLWQQAEQETISELRSLVNQAEGVIENKSLPQNYPSS